One genomic window of Magnolia sinica isolate HGM2019 chromosome 3, MsV1, whole genome shotgun sequence includes the following:
- the LOC131240603 gene encoding probable leucine-rich repeat receptor-like protein kinase At1g35710, whose amino-acid sequence MERGSLAGILSNSEGAVELDWVKRMKVIRGVAHALSYMHHDRTPSIVHQDLLSNNVLLDLELEACISDFGTARILKPDSSNWSALVGTYGYVAPELAYTMRVTEKCDVYSFGVVSLELVMGRHPGDFFTSLASSGGQDTLLMDVLDQLLLPPTAQGIKDVVCAAMLALACLCANPHSRPTMQQVSQDLSAGRVPLPDAVHTITLSQLSDIQV is encoded by the exons ATGGAGAGGGGAAGCTTGGCTGGCATCCTCAGCAACAGTGAAGGAGCTGTAGAATTGGATTGGGTGAAGAGAATGAAGGTTATTAGAGGAGTAGCCCATGCATTATCATACATGCACCATGATCGCACCCCTTCTATAGTTCATCAGGACTTATTGAGCAACAACGTTTTGTTGGATTTGGAATTGGAGGCCTGTATCTCTGACTTTGGCACTGCTAGAATCCTAAAACCTGATTCATCGAACTGGTCTGCACTTGTGGGTACTTACGGATATGTCGCTCCAG AGCTTGCATACACAATGAGGGTGACTGagaaatgtgatgtatatagctTTGGTGTTGTATCACTTGAACTTGTAATGGGAAGACATCCCGGGGATTTCTTCACATCCTTGGCATCATCGGGTGGCCAAGATACATTGTTGATGGATGTGTTAGACCAACTCCTCCTGCCTCCCACAGCCCAAGGCATAAAGGATGTGGTTTGTGCGGCAATGTTGGCACTAGCATGCTTATGTGCCAATCCTCACTCTCGTCCCACTATGCAGCAAGTGTCGCAGGACCTATCTGCAGGCAGAGTTCCTCTTCCTGATGCTGTCCACACAATTACATTGTCTCAACTGTCAGATATCCAGGTATGA